In Euphorbia lathyris chromosome 10, ddEupLath1.1, whole genome shotgun sequence, a single genomic region encodes these proteins:
- the LOC136208659 gene encoding TSL-kinase interacting protein 1 isoform X1 — protein MEMDSHFYLNSKVHFPAENNSTQHGDPVIAPPIPDHVEPQLPAKKPTRQWAAWTRQEEESFFTALRQVGKNFEKITRRVQSKNKDQVRHYYYRLVRRMNKLLGPGLCLDAKNSKDTNAAMLRWWSLLEKYSCKASKLHLKPRRFKIFIEALENQLMKDRKKTVRKRPSQVDNGSLTAPSAVTSQNRISGNETRTVKLVLVDSQNLQRLGAGKGSIKRNVNIGVIRSNRGDSTVMKPPRQRRKQAGVASAAAYKKWEKAAIAGVSLVADAAEHLERTATDKEVVHDHGIAETKSHDPIEKDLPSLLVFSQNHYVESNAHANMKLKLQLFPIDEGTRRALEMDNHNPHLELTLSTRKKISSVMEHLNRKWGGSSIASGELMLFPYSAHRENLAGYQSWTQDSIVCAADVYSTIGSPSVFRLRYGWFSKDEFPPMAFQAPSASSLSPSRDTRGMENERRKLVDSVPVSGLSTSDQSEKHMDVCRVQLSAVDQSEVSACKPADRSNEMCEYVATGTGNNLVETSDPVASESWNEKGSDDRMDIKQLSDTDDLRLSNDTALSAGEWADSLTNINIGDLLSEVPNDAPTAQIDQCLQQMPFSCDSFDAAIAAHMSKHQHMMVFQSTVTSNTSSIWDAEETCDAFSFQKNYAERQQIPTSTAVDTLVTCKEQIPTSTAVDSLITCKEANSTISGSFAEIMQKLHSRQEPVDYPADENHFDTPPPDFQAVENSPKDFTGLSDIYWPESLGPFDLEMASTTTKYHTEDFMLTDSLSGLNRLIASSLDAFQNCSFFGLDKKESSTQQPAADARESSLFSDFKIGSQV, from the exons ATGGAGATGGATTCACATTTCTACTTAAATTCTAAGGTGCATTTTCCTGCAGAGAATAATTCAACTCAGCATGGAGATCCTGTTATTGCACCACCTATCCCAGATCATGTTGAGCCACAACTTCCAG CCAAAAAGCCAACGAGGCAGTGGGCTGCTTGGACGCGTCAAGAGGAAGAAAGTTTCTTCACAGCATTACGACAAGTTGGCAAG AACTTTGAAAAGATTACTCGTCGAGTACAGAGCAAAAATAAGGATCAG GTCAGACATTATTACTATCGTCTTGTGAGGCGTATGAACAAGTTGCTGGGACCAGGACTGTGTTTAGATGCCAAAAACTCTAAAGATACTAATGCTGCGATGCTTCGATG GTGGTCTTTATTGGAAAAGTACAGCTGTAAAGCCTCTAAGCTTCACTTGAAGCCACGGAGGTTTAAGATATTTATAGAAGCGCTG GAAAATCAACTCATGAAAGACCGAAAGAAGACTGTTAGGAAACGTCCTTCACAGGTGGATAATGGTTCCCTAACAGCTCCTAGCGCTGTTACAAGTCAGAATAGGATATCTGGAAATGAGACTAGAACAGTTAAACTAGTTCTTGTGGACAGTCAAAACTTACAAAGGTTAGGTGCTGGAAAGGGTTCGATAAAGCGCAATGTTAACATAGGCGTTATCCGCAGTAATAGGGGTGACTCAACTGTAATGAAACCTCCAAGACAAAGAAGGAAACAAG caGGTGTTGCCTCGGCAGCTGCATATAAAAAATGGGAAAAGGCCGCAATTGCTGGGGTTTCCTTGGTTGCTGATGCTGCTGAGCATTTGGAGCGGACGGCCACCGATAAAGAGGTTGTACATGACCATGGTATAGCGg AAACAAAGAGTCATGACCCTATCGAAAAAGATCTGCCCTCTTTGCTCGTTTTCTCCCAAAATCACTATGTTGAGAGCAATGCTCATGCTAACATGAAACTGAAGCTCCAATTATTCCCTATCGATGAGGGCACTCGAAGAGCCTTAGAAATG GATAATCACAATCCGCATCTGGAGCTCACTCTTAGTACCCGGAAAAAGATTTCGTCGGTGATGGAACACCTAAATCGAAAATGGGGCGGATCTAGTATAGCATCTGGAGAGTTAATGCTTTTTCCTTACAGTGCTCATAGAGAAAATCTAGCTGGTTATCAAAGTTGGACACAAGACTCCATTGTTTGTGCAGCAGATGTATACTCTACTATAGGAAGCCCTTCCGTTTTCCGCTTGAG GTATGGCTGGTTTTCCAAGGATGAGTTCCCACCTATGGCATTTCAAGCTCCGTCAGCATCAAGTTTAAGTCCTAGTAGGGATACTAGGGGCATGGAAAATGAAAGGAGGAAGCTTGTCGATTCTGTACCTGTATCTGGGCTATCAACCAGTGATCAGTCTGAGAAACATATGGATGTTTGCAGGGTTCAACTATCTGCAGTAGACCAGAGTGAGGTTTCTGCATGCAAGCCTGCAGATAGGTCCAATGAGATGTGCGAGTATGTTGCTACAGGTACCGGAAATAACTTAGTCGAGACCTCGGATCCGGTAGCAAGTGAATCATGGAATGAAAAGGGAAGTGATGATAGGATGGATATAAAACAATTGAGTGATACT GATGACTTGAGATTGAGCAATGACACTGCTCTCTCTGCTGGCGAATGGGCAGACAGCCTCACCAACATTAACATTGGAGATCTGTTGTCAGAAGTACCAAATGACGCGCCTACTGCTCAAATCGACCAGTGTCTACAGCAAATGCCATTCAGCTGCGATTCATTCGATGCTGCCATTGCTGCTCATATGTCAAAGCATCAACATATGATGGTATTTCAATCTACGGTGACATCCAATACATCGTCGATTTGGGACGCTGAAGAAACATGCGATGCCTTCTCGTTTCAGAAGAATTATGCTGAGCGCCAGCAAATTCCTACTTCTACTGCTGTTGACACTCTGGTTACTTGCAAAGAGCAAATTCCTACTTCTACTGCTGTTGACTCTCTAATTACTTGCAAAGAGGCGAACTCGACGATCTCGGGCTCCTTTGCTGAG ATCATGCAGAAATTACACAGTAGACAAGAGCCTGTGGATTATCCTGCTGATGAAAACCATTTTGATACTCCTCCACCCGATTTTCAAGCTGTGGAAAACTCGCCCAAAGATTTTACCGGGCTAAGTGATATCTATTGG CCTGAATCTTTAGGACCTTTCGATCTTGAAATGGCGTCGACGACGACCAAATACCACACGGAAGACTTTATGCTAACCGATAGCCTTAGCGGTCTGAACCGTCTGATAGCCAGCAGTTTGGATGCCTTTCAGAATTGCTCCTTCTTTGGGTTGGACAAGAAAGAATCATCAACACAACAACCAGCAGCCGATGCCCGAGAAAGTTCCTTGTTTTCCGATTTCAAAATCGGAAGCCAGGTCTGA
- the LOC136208659 gene encoding TSL-kinase interacting protein 1 isoform X2: MEMDSHFYLNSKVHFPAENNSTQHGDPVIAPPIPDHVEPQLPAKKPTRQWAAWTRQEEESFFTALRQVGKNFEKITRRVQSKNKDQVRHYYYRLVRRMNKLLGPGLCLDAKNSKDTNAAMLRWWSLLEKYSCKASKLHLKPRRFKIFIEALENQLMKDRKKTVRKRPSQVDNGSLTAPSAVTSQNRISGNETRTVKLVLVDSQNLQRLGAGKGSIKRNVNIGVIRSNRGDSTVMKPPRQRRKQGVASAAAYKKWEKAAIAGVSLVADAAEHLERTATDKEVVHDHGIAETKSHDPIEKDLPSLLVFSQNHYVESNAHANMKLKLQLFPIDEGTRRALEMDNHNPHLELTLSTRKKISSVMEHLNRKWGGSSIASGELMLFPYSAHRENLAGYQSWTQDSIVCAADVYSTIGSPSVFRLRYGWFSKDEFPPMAFQAPSASSLSPSRDTRGMENERRKLVDSVPVSGLSTSDQSEKHMDVCRVQLSAVDQSEVSACKPADRSNEMCEYVATGTGNNLVETSDPVASESWNEKGSDDRMDIKQLSDTDDLRLSNDTALSAGEWADSLTNINIGDLLSEVPNDAPTAQIDQCLQQMPFSCDSFDAAIAAHMSKHQHMMVFQSTVTSNTSSIWDAEETCDAFSFQKNYAERQQIPTSTAVDTLVTCKEQIPTSTAVDSLITCKEANSTISGSFAEIMQKLHSRQEPVDYPADENHFDTPPPDFQAVENSPKDFTGLSDIYWPESLGPFDLEMASTTTKYHTEDFMLTDSLSGLNRLIASSLDAFQNCSFFGLDKKESSTQQPAADARESSLFSDFKIGSQV; this comes from the exons ATGGAGATGGATTCACATTTCTACTTAAATTCTAAGGTGCATTTTCCTGCAGAGAATAATTCAACTCAGCATGGAGATCCTGTTATTGCACCACCTATCCCAGATCATGTTGAGCCACAACTTCCAG CCAAAAAGCCAACGAGGCAGTGGGCTGCTTGGACGCGTCAAGAGGAAGAAAGTTTCTTCACAGCATTACGACAAGTTGGCAAG AACTTTGAAAAGATTACTCGTCGAGTACAGAGCAAAAATAAGGATCAG GTCAGACATTATTACTATCGTCTTGTGAGGCGTATGAACAAGTTGCTGGGACCAGGACTGTGTTTAGATGCCAAAAACTCTAAAGATACTAATGCTGCGATGCTTCGATG GTGGTCTTTATTGGAAAAGTACAGCTGTAAAGCCTCTAAGCTTCACTTGAAGCCACGGAGGTTTAAGATATTTATAGAAGCGCTG GAAAATCAACTCATGAAAGACCGAAAGAAGACTGTTAGGAAACGTCCTTCACAGGTGGATAATGGTTCCCTAACAGCTCCTAGCGCTGTTACAAGTCAGAATAGGATATCTGGAAATGAGACTAGAACAGTTAAACTAGTTCTTGTGGACAGTCAAAACTTACAAAGGTTAGGTGCTGGAAAGGGTTCGATAAAGCGCAATGTTAACATAGGCGTTATCCGCAGTAATAGGGGTGACTCAACTGTAATGAAACCTCCAAGACAAAGAAGGAAACAAG GTGTTGCCTCGGCAGCTGCATATAAAAAATGGGAAAAGGCCGCAATTGCTGGGGTTTCCTTGGTTGCTGATGCTGCTGAGCATTTGGAGCGGACGGCCACCGATAAAGAGGTTGTACATGACCATGGTATAGCGg AAACAAAGAGTCATGACCCTATCGAAAAAGATCTGCCCTCTTTGCTCGTTTTCTCCCAAAATCACTATGTTGAGAGCAATGCTCATGCTAACATGAAACTGAAGCTCCAATTATTCCCTATCGATGAGGGCACTCGAAGAGCCTTAGAAATG GATAATCACAATCCGCATCTGGAGCTCACTCTTAGTACCCGGAAAAAGATTTCGTCGGTGATGGAACACCTAAATCGAAAATGGGGCGGATCTAGTATAGCATCTGGAGAGTTAATGCTTTTTCCTTACAGTGCTCATAGAGAAAATCTAGCTGGTTATCAAAGTTGGACACAAGACTCCATTGTTTGTGCAGCAGATGTATACTCTACTATAGGAAGCCCTTCCGTTTTCCGCTTGAG GTATGGCTGGTTTTCCAAGGATGAGTTCCCACCTATGGCATTTCAAGCTCCGTCAGCATCAAGTTTAAGTCCTAGTAGGGATACTAGGGGCATGGAAAATGAAAGGAGGAAGCTTGTCGATTCTGTACCTGTATCTGGGCTATCAACCAGTGATCAGTCTGAGAAACATATGGATGTTTGCAGGGTTCAACTATCTGCAGTAGACCAGAGTGAGGTTTCTGCATGCAAGCCTGCAGATAGGTCCAATGAGATGTGCGAGTATGTTGCTACAGGTACCGGAAATAACTTAGTCGAGACCTCGGATCCGGTAGCAAGTGAATCATGGAATGAAAAGGGAAGTGATGATAGGATGGATATAAAACAATTGAGTGATACT GATGACTTGAGATTGAGCAATGACACTGCTCTCTCTGCTGGCGAATGGGCAGACAGCCTCACCAACATTAACATTGGAGATCTGTTGTCAGAAGTACCAAATGACGCGCCTACTGCTCAAATCGACCAGTGTCTACAGCAAATGCCATTCAGCTGCGATTCATTCGATGCTGCCATTGCTGCTCATATGTCAAAGCATCAACATATGATGGTATTTCAATCTACGGTGACATCCAATACATCGTCGATTTGGGACGCTGAAGAAACATGCGATGCCTTCTCGTTTCAGAAGAATTATGCTGAGCGCCAGCAAATTCCTACTTCTACTGCTGTTGACACTCTGGTTACTTGCAAAGAGCAAATTCCTACTTCTACTGCTGTTGACTCTCTAATTACTTGCAAAGAGGCGAACTCGACGATCTCGGGCTCCTTTGCTGAG ATCATGCAGAAATTACACAGTAGACAAGAGCCTGTGGATTATCCTGCTGATGAAAACCATTTTGATACTCCTCCACCCGATTTTCAAGCTGTGGAAAACTCGCCCAAAGATTTTACCGGGCTAAGTGATATCTATTGG CCTGAATCTTTAGGACCTTTCGATCTTGAAATGGCGTCGACGACGACCAAATACCACACGGAAGACTTTATGCTAACCGATAGCCTTAGCGGTCTGAACCGTCTGATAGCCAGCAGTTTGGATGCCTTTCAGAATTGCTCCTTCTTTGGGTTGGACAAGAAAGAATCATCAACACAACAACCAGCAGCCGATGCCCGAGAAAGTTCCTTGTTTTCCGATTTCAAAATCGGAAGCCAGGTCTGA
- the LOC136208659 gene encoding TSL-kinase interacting protein 1 isoform X3 → MEMDSHFYLNSKVHFPAENNSTQHGDPVIAPPIPDHVEPQLPAKKPTRQWAAWTRQEEESFFTALRQVGKNFEKITRRVQSKNKDQVRHYYYRLVRRMNKLLGPGLCLDAKNSKDTNAAMLRWWSLLEKYSCKASKLHLKPRRFKIFIEALENQLMKDRKKTVRKRPSQVDNGSLTAPSAVTSQNRISGNETRTVKLVLVDSQNLQRLGAGKGSIKRNVNIGVIRSNRGDSTVMKPPRQRRKQAGVASAAAYKKWEKAAIAGVSLVADAAEHLERTATDKEVVHDHGIAETKSHDPIEKDLPSLLVFSQNHYVESNAHANMKLKLQLFPIDEGTRRALEMDNHNPHLELTLSTRKKISSVMEHLNRKWGGSSIASGELMLFPYSAHRENLAGYQSWTQDSIVCAADVYSTIGSPSVFRLRYGWFSKDEFPPMAFQAPSASSLSPSRDTRGMENERRKLVDSVPVSGLSTSDQSEKHMDVCRVQLSAVDQSEVSACKPADRSNEMCEYVATGTGNNLVETSDPVASESWNEKGSDDRMDIKQLSDTDDLRLSNDTALSAGEWADSLTNINIGDLLSEVPNDAPTAQIDQCLQQMPFSCDSFDAAIAAHMSKHQHMMVFQSTVTSNTSSIWDAEETCDAFSFQKNYAERQQIPTSTAVDTLVTCKEQIPTSTAVDSLITCKEANSTISGSFAEKLHSRQEPVDYPADENHFDTPPPDFQAVENSPKDFTGLSDIYWPESLGPFDLEMASTTTKYHTEDFMLTDSLSGLNRLIASSLDAFQNCSFFGLDKKESSTQQPAADARESSLFSDFKIGSQV, encoded by the exons ATGGAGATGGATTCACATTTCTACTTAAATTCTAAGGTGCATTTTCCTGCAGAGAATAATTCAACTCAGCATGGAGATCCTGTTATTGCACCACCTATCCCAGATCATGTTGAGCCACAACTTCCAG CCAAAAAGCCAACGAGGCAGTGGGCTGCTTGGACGCGTCAAGAGGAAGAAAGTTTCTTCACAGCATTACGACAAGTTGGCAAG AACTTTGAAAAGATTACTCGTCGAGTACAGAGCAAAAATAAGGATCAG GTCAGACATTATTACTATCGTCTTGTGAGGCGTATGAACAAGTTGCTGGGACCAGGACTGTGTTTAGATGCCAAAAACTCTAAAGATACTAATGCTGCGATGCTTCGATG GTGGTCTTTATTGGAAAAGTACAGCTGTAAAGCCTCTAAGCTTCACTTGAAGCCACGGAGGTTTAAGATATTTATAGAAGCGCTG GAAAATCAACTCATGAAAGACCGAAAGAAGACTGTTAGGAAACGTCCTTCACAGGTGGATAATGGTTCCCTAACAGCTCCTAGCGCTGTTACAAGTCAGAATAGGATATCTGGAAATGAGACTAGAACAGTTAAACTAGTTCTTGTGGACAGTCAAAACTTACAAAGGTTAGGTGCTGGAAAGGGTTCGATAAAGCGCAATGTTAACATAGGCGTTATCCGCAGTAATAGGGGTGACTCAACTGTAATGAAACCTCCAAGACAAAGAAGGAAACAAG caGGTGTTGCCTCGGCAGCTGCATATAAAAAATGGGAAAAGGCCGCAATTGCTGGGGTTTCCTTGGTTGCTGATGCTGCTGAGCATTTGGAGCGGACGGCCACCGATAAAGAGGTTGTACATGACCATGGTATAGCGg AAACAAAGAGTCATGACCCTATCGAAAAAGATCTGCCCTCTTTGCTCGTTTTCTCCCAAAATCACTATGTTGAGAGCAATGCTCATGCTAACATGAAACTGAAGCTCCAATTATTCCCTATCGATGAGGGCACTCGAAGAGCCTTAGAAATG GATAATCACAATCCGCATCTGGAGCTCACTCTTAGTACCCGGAAAAAGATTTCGTCGGTGATGGAACACCTAAATCGAAAATGGGGCGGATCTAGTATAGCATCTGGAGAGTTAATGCTTTTTCCTTACAGTGCTCATAGAGAAAATCTAGCTGGTTATCAAAGTTGGACACAAGACTCCATTGTTTGTGCAGCAGATGTATACTCTACTATAGGAAGCCCTTCCGTTTTCCGCTTGAG GTATGGCTGGTTTTCCAAGGATGAGTTCCCACCTATGGCATTTCAAGCTCCGTCAGCATCAAGTTTAAGTCCTAGTAGGGATACTAGGGGCATGGAAAATGAAAGGAGGAAGCTTGTCGATTCTGTACCTGTATCTGGGCTATCAACCAGTGATCAGTCTGAGAAACATATGGATGTTTGCAGGGTTCAACTATCTGCAGTAGACCAGAGTGAGGTTTCTGCATGCAAGCCTGCAGATAGGTCCAATGAGATGTGCGAGTATGTTGCTACAGGTACCGGAAATAACTTAGTCGAGACCTCGGATCCGGTAGCAAGTGAATCATGGAATGAAAAGGGAAGTGATGATAGGATGGATATAAAACAATTGAGTGATACT GATGACTTGAGATTGAGCAATGACACTGCTCTCTCTGCTGGCGAATGGGCAGACAGCCTCACCAACATTAACATTGGAGATCTGTTGTCAGAAGTACCAAATGACGCGCCTACTGCTCAAATCGACCAGTGTCTACAGCAAATGCCATTCAGCTGCGATTCATTCGATGCTGCCATTGCTGCTCATATGTCAAAGCATCAACATATGATGGTATTTCAATCTACGGTGACATCCAATACATCGTCGATTTGGGACGCTGAAGAAACATGCGATGCCTTCTCGTTTCAGAAGAATTATGCTGAGCGCCAGCAAATTCCTACTTCTACTGCTGTTGACACTCTGGTTACTTGCAAAGAGCAAATTCCTACTTCTACTGCTGTTGACTCTCTAATTACTTGCAAAGAGGCGAACTCGACGATCTCGGGCTCCTTTGCTGAG AAATTACACAGTAGACAAGAGCCTGTGGATTATCCTGCTGATGAAAACCATTTTGATACTCCTCCACCCGATTTTCAAGCTGTGGAAAACTCGCCCAAAGATTTTACCGGGCTAAGTGATATCTATTGG CCTGAATCTTTAGGACCTTTCGATCTTGAAATGGCGTCGACGACGACCAAATACCACACGGAAGACTTTATGCTAACCGATAGCCTTAGCGGTCTGAACCGTCTGATAGCCAGCAGTTTGGATGCCTTTCAGAATTGCTCCTTCTTTGGGTTGGACAAGAAAGAATCATCAACACAACAACCAGCAGCCGATGCCCGAGAAAGTTCCTTGTTTTCCGATTTCAAAATCGGAAGCCAGGTCTGA